The following proteins are co-located in the bacterium genome:
- the flgB gene encoding flagellar basal body rod protein FlgB: MFDITIFDHAHLDHLKKALTVYTRRHRVVSENIANVETAGYRAQEYRFEELLRKAGRGGLRGTQTHAAHMPIGARSLRDTEGETAAQDGGYDNGINDVDVDSEMTSLATTELSYRLATRVLSMKYNQLREAVSGRVR; the protein is encoded by the coding sequence ATGTTCGACATCACCATCTTTGACCATGCCCACCTCGACCATCTCAAGAAAGCGCTCACGGTATATACCCGGCGTCACCGCGTCGTGTCCGAGAACATCGCCAACGTGGAAACGGCGGGCTACCGCGCCCAGGAATACCGCTTCGAGGAACTCCTGCGCAAGGCCGGCCGGGGAGGGCTGCGGGGAACGCAAACCCATGCCGCACATATGCCCATCGGCGCACGGAGCCTCCGCGACACGGAAGGCGAGACGGCTGCGCAGGACGGCGGCTACGACAACGGGATCAACGACGTGGACGTCGATTCGGAAATGACGAGCCTGGCCACCACGGAGCTCTCGTACCGGCTCGCCACCCGCGTCCTGAGCATGAAATACAACCAGCTCCGCGAGGCCGTGTCGGGCCGCGTTCGCTAG